The genomic segment CCGCTGACTTGCCGAGATTATGAATTTCGATTTTGATTTTCTTGCCGGCGGGGACTTCGATCCGTGCCGGGTTCAATACGCCATCTTTCATTTCCAGCTTGAAGGTCGGCAAATCGGCAGCGAATGAAACAGCCGCCACAAAAAACAGGCCGGAACCTAACAGACCGCGTACTTTGGCAGACATCATGGTCATGCTCTCCAATCGGAAACTCATGAGAAATTAATACCCGCCTTTTTTACCAACACCAGCGAAGGTGAACTCGTTGACCACTTCAAACGGCTTGAACCAGGCGCCGACGCCGGTTTCCTTGTCGACATGGCGGCCAAAGTGCGCACCGGCATTCGCCGACGGCGGCGAGATGATCATCTTCAAAGTATACTTACCTGGCCCTGCCAGCTTGACGTTGTCGCCGTAATGCGGACCATCGCTAGCCACCATCGGCATCATGTCGCCCTTGATCACCTGGGTCGAACCGGCTTTGGTGAATTCGTAGGAGATGACAAGACTCGGCATCCAGTCGCCTTCGGCAAAACCATTTGGATTATTCTTTACAGCATGAATGTCGGCTTCGACATGGATGTCAGACAGTTCTGCCTTGCGCATCATGCCTTCCGGCTCCA from the Collimonas arenae genome contains:
- a CDS encoding cupredoxin domain-containing protein, whose protein sequence is MSAKVRGLLGSGLFFVAAVSFAADLPTFKLEMKDGVLNPARIEVPAGKKIKIEIHNLGKSAVEFESVQLRKEKVLAPGAESFVVIAPLSPGEYKFFDDFHATAQGVIVAK
- a CDS encoding iron transporter; this encodes MKIRMIAAALLLSLGIAGAATAAEYPIGKQQIMNGLEIAAVYLQPIKMEPEGMMRKAELSDIHVEADIHAVKNNPNGFAEGDWMPSLVISYEFTKAGSTQVIKGDMMPMVASDGPHYGDNVKLAGPGKYTLKMIISPPSANAGAHFGRHVDKETGVGAWFKPFEVVNEFTFAGVGKKGGY